In Etheostoma cragini isolate CJK2018 chromosome 9, CSU_Ecrag_1.0, whole genome shotgun sequence, the following are encoded in one genomic region:
- the LOC117950643 gene encoding afadin- and alpha-actinin-binding protein A-like isoform X3: protein MPESSLVKDICSSSVECRPSPLRQFNQSSLPLHRNTMLSTFCTEENVQECLSHISQEVSSLGLPPVWMESGGSSEMNVVAVLNCIYDLIQLHHRGLRTLENMEVEQLKSSSNVDYLRLNSTQLKEQLELSKRENTGLLERERQLQLKMKSLQNCLKNEKEEVQKLQNIIASRASQYNHEMKRKEREFNKLRERLNQLLVDKKEKKQAIDVLNNIGRADGKRSLWKTEKTEAKHEREMYKTLLSDYDIRQRELLLENAELKKVLQQMKKDIMSILSSKKPTMKDDQHQDDGIQADSDEEVFDSSKESVELYCSQAREKLTNSIRLQWRRLKSHVERLDNQASLTQIGRSKNTDAVSRETHEEEMDRLKMEIQQCKDFIQTQHQLLQQQLSFPYDEKASLLSDCYMLQEKERFRDEWKTLEEQRKIFERERRNFTEAAIRLSHERKAFEDDRAMWLKHQFLNLSPFADSKKPQMSKSKSAFLISKTEVSALPEKLIRSQSDTTSPTPGCAPLTSPSTAELYPTFAPENSSTKPRLNEDVEESSIFLNGNVPVQHKQWNDYEDHNSHTLIKQKTSSI, encoded by the exons ATGCCAGAGTCCTCCCTGG TCAAGGACATCTGCAGCAGCTCCGTTGAATGTAGACCATCTCCCTTGAGGCAGTTTAACCAATCATCGCTGCCACTGCACAGAAACACCATGCTCAGTACCTTTTGCACAGAGGAAAACGTGCAGGAATGTCTATCACACATCAGTCAG GAGGTGTCATCTCTTGGCCTTCCACCAGTTTGGATGGAGTCAGGAGGAAGCTCAGAAATGAATGTTGTGGCTGTGCTAAATTGCATATATGACCTGATTCAGCTGCACCACAGGGGCCTCCGGACTCTGGAAAACATGGAAGTGGAGCAACTTAAGTCCAGCAGCAATGTGGACTACCTGCGCCTCAACAGCACCCAACTAAAA GAGCAGCTTGAACTgtccaaaagagaaaacacgGGACTCCTTGAGAGAGAAcgacagctgcagctgaaaatGAAGAGTTTGCAAAACtgtctgaaaaatgaaaaagaagag GTGCAAAAACTTCAGAACATAATTGCAAGCCGGGCAAGCCAGTACAATCATGagatgaaaaggaaagaaagagaattcAACAAACTGAGGGAGCGCTTGAATCAACTTCTAGTtgacaaaaaggagaagaaacaaG CCATTGATGTATTAAACAACATTGGAAGAGCTGATGGGAAGAGAAGCCTTTGGAAAACTGAAAAGACAGAAGCAAA GCATGAGAGGGAGATGTATAAGACTCTGCTGAGTGACTATGACATCCGACAAAgggagctgctgctggaaaaTGCAGAGTTGAAGAAAGTgttgcagcagatgaaaaaagacattatgTCTATTCTGAGTTCAAAGAAACCAACAATGAAAGACGACCAACATCAAGATGATGGTATACAG GCTGACTCGGACGAGGAAGTGTTTGATTCCAGTAAAGAAAGTGTAGAGTTGTATTGTTCACAGGCCCGGGAGAAGCTGACCAACAGTATTCGCCTCCAGTGGAGAAGACTTAAGAGCCACGTTGAAAGATTGGACAACCAAG CATCTTTGACTCAGATAGGCAGGAGCAAAAATACTGACGCTGTTTCCCGAGAGACTCATGAGGAGGAGATGGACAGGCTGAAGATGGAGATCCAGCAGTGCAAAGACttcattcaaacacaacatcagCTCCTGCAG CAGCAGCTGAGCTTTCCGTATGATGAGAAGGCATCCCTGCTGAGCGACTGCTACATGCTGCAAGAGAAAGAGCGCTTTAGAGATGAGTGGAAGACCCTTgaggaacagagaaaaatatttgagagggagaggaggaactTCACTGAAGCTGCTATAAGGCTTAGCCATGAG AGAAAGGCCTTTGAGGACGATCGAGCAATGTGGCTCAAACATCAGTTTTTAAACTTGAGTCCATTTGCTGACTCAAAGAAACCCCAGATGTCAAAGTCAAAAAGTGCCTTTTTAATAT ctaaaacagaagtAAGTGCACTTCCAGAAAAACTCATCAGAAGTCAGTCTGACACGACCTCCCCCACACCCGGATGTGCCCCACTGACATCACCATCAACAGCTGAACTGTATCCCACATTTGCCCCAGAAAACAG CTCAACCAAACCAAGATTGAATGAAGATGTTGAAGAATCAAGCATCTTTTTAAATGGAAACGTTCCAGTTCAACACAAACAGTGGAATGACTATGAAGACCACAACAGCCACACACTCATAAAGCAAAAGACAAGCTCTATTTAA
- the LOC117950643 gene encoding afadin- and alpha-actinin-binding protein A-like isoform X2, with protein MPESSLDISPPKVKDICSSSVECRPSPLRQFNQSSLPLHRNTMLSTFCTEENVQECLSHISQEVSSLGLPPVWMESGGSSEMNVVAVLNCIYDLIQLHHRGLRTLENMEVEQLKSSSNVDYLRLNSTQLKEQLELSKRENTGLLERERQLQLKMKSLQNCLKNEKEEVQKLQNIIASRASQYNHEMKRKEREFNKLRERLNQLLVDKKEKKQAIDVLNNIGRADGKRSLWKTEKTEAKHEREMYKTLLSDYDIRQRELLLENAELKKVLQQMKKDIMSILSSKKPTMKDDQHQDDGIQADSDEEVFDSSKESVELYCSQAREKLTNSIRLQWRRLKSHVERLDNQASLTQIGRSKNTDAVSRETHEEEMDRLKMEIQQCKDFIQTQHQLLQQLSFPYDEKASLLSDCYMLQEKERFRDEWKTLEEQRKIFERERRNFTEAAIRLSHERKAFEDDRAMWLKHQFLNLSPFADSKKPQMSKSKSAFLISKTEVSALPEKLIRSQSDTTSPTPGCAPLTSPSTAELYPTFAPENSSTKPRLNEDVEESSIFLNGNVPVQHKQWNDYEDHNSHTLIKQKTSSI; from the exons ATGCCAGAGTCCTCCCTGG ACATTTCCCCCCCAAAAGTCAAGGACATCTGCAGCAGCTCCGTTGAATGTAGACCATCTCCCTTGAGGCAGTTTAACCAATCATCGCTGCCACTGCACAGAAACACCATGCTCAGTACCTTTTGCACAGAGGAAAACGTGCAGGAATGTCTATCACACATCAGTCAG GAGGTGTCATCTCTTGGCCTTCCACCAGTTTGGATGGAGTCAGGAGGAAGCTCAGAAATGAATGTTGTGGCTGTGCTAAATTGCATATATGACCTGATTCAGCTGCACCACAGGGGCCTCCGGACTCTGGAAAACATGGAAGTGGAGCAACTTAAGTCCAGCAGCAATGTGGACTACCTGCGCCTCAACAGCACCCAACTAAAA GAGCAGCTTGAACTgtccaaaagagaaaacacgGGACTCCTTGAGAGAGAAcgacagctgcagctgaaaatGAAGAGTTTGCAAAACtgtctgaaaaatgaaaaagaagag GTGCAAAAACTTCAGAACATAATTGCAAGCCGGGCAAGCCAGTACAATCATGagatgaaaaggaaagaaagagaattcAACAAACTGAGGGAGCGCTTGAATCAACTTCTAGTtgacaaaaaggagaagaaacaaG CCATTGATGTATTAAACAACATTGGAAGAGCTGATGGGAAGAGAAGCCTTTGGAAAACTGAAAAGACAGAAGCAAA GCATGAGAGGGAGATGTATAAGACTCTGCTGAGTGACTATGACATCCGACAAAgggagctgctgctggaaaaTGCAGAGTTGAAGAAAGTgttgcagcagatgaaaaaagacattatgTCTATTCTGAGTTCAAAGAAACCAACAATGAAAGACGACCAACATCAAGATGATGGTATACAG GCTGACTCGGACGAGGAAGTGTTTGATTCCAGTAAAGAAAGTGTAGAGTTGTATTGTTCACAGGCCCGGGAGAAGCTGACCAACAGTATTCGCCTCCAGTGGAGAAGACTTAAGAGCCACGTTGAAAGATTGGACAACCAAG CATCTTTGACTCAGATAGGCAGGAGCAAAAATACTGACGCTGTTTCCCGAGAGACTCATGAGGAGGAGATGGACAGGCTGAAGATGGAGATCCAGCAGTGCAAAGACttcattcaaacacaacatcagCTCCTGCAG CAGCTGAGCTTTCCGTATGATGAGAAGGCATCCCTGCTGAGCGACTGCTACATGCTGCAAGAGAAAGAGCGCTTTAGAGATGAGTGGAAGACCCTTgaggaacagagaaaaatatttgagagggagaggaggaactTCACTGAAGCTGCTATAAGGCTTAGCCATGAG AGAAAGGCCTTTGAGGACGATCGAGCAATGTGGCTCAAACATCAGTTTTTAAACTTGAGTCCATTTGCTGACTCAAAGAAACCCCAGATGTCAAAGTCAAAAAGTGCCTTTTTAATAT ctaaaacagaagtAAGTGCACTTCCAGAAAAACTCATCAGAAGTCAGTCTGACACGACCTCCCCCACACCCGGATGTGCCCCACTGACATCACCATCAACAGCTGAACTGTATCCCACATTTGCCCCAGAAAACAG CTCAACCAAACCAAGATTGAATGAAGATGTTGAAGAATCAAGCATCTTTTTAAATGGAAACGTTCCAGTTCAACACAAACAGTGGAATGACTATGAAGACCACAACAGCCACACACTCATAAAGCAAAAGACAAGCTCTATTTAA
- the LOC117950643 gene encoding afadin- and alpha-actinin-binding protein-like isoform X1: MPESSLDISPPKVKDICSSSVECRPSPLRQFNQSSLPLHRNTMLSTFCTEENVQECLSHISQEVSSLGLPPVWMESGGSSEMNVVAVLNCIYDLIQLHHRGLRTLENMEVEQLKSSSNVDYLRLNSTQLKEQLELSKRENTGLLERERQLQLKMKSLQNCLKNEKEEVQKLQNIIASRASQYNHEMKRKEREFNKLRERLNQLLVDKKEKKQAIDVLNNIGRADGKRSLWKTEKTEAKHEREMYKTLLSDYDIRQRELLLENAELKKVLQQMKKDIMSILSSKKPTMKDDQHQDDGIQADSDEEVFDSSKESVELYCSQAREKLTNSIRLQWRRLKSHVERLDNQASLTQIGRSKNTDAVSRETHEEEMDRLKMEIQQCKDFIQTQHQLLQQQLSFPYDEKASLLSDCYMLQEKERFRDEWKTLEEQRKIFERERRNFTEAAIRLSHERKAFEDDRAMWLKHQFLNLSPFADSKKPQMSKSKSAFLISKTEVSALPEKLIRSQSDTTSPTPGCAPLTSPSTAELYPTFAPENSSTKPRLNEDVEESSIFLNGNVPVQHKQWNDYEDHNSHTLIKQKTSSI, from the exons ATGCCAGAGTCCTCCCTGG ACATTTCCCCCCCAAAAGTCAAGGACATCTGCAGCAGCTCCGTTGAATGTAGACCATCTCCCTTGAGGCAGTTTAACCAATCATCGCTGCCACTGCACAGAAACACCATGCTCAGTACCTTTTGCACAGAGGAAAACGTGCAGGAATGTCTATCACACATCAGTCAG GAGGTGTCATCTCTTGGCCTTCCACCAGTTTGGATGGAGTCAGGAGGAAGCTCAGAAATGAATGTTGTGGCTGTGCTAAATTGCATATATGACCTGATTCAGCTGCACCACAGGGGCCTCCGGACTCTGGAAAACATGGAAGTGGAGCAACTTAAGTCCAGCAGCAATGTGGACTACCTGCGCCTCAACAGCACCCAACTAAAA GAGCAGCTTGAACTgtccaaaagagaaaacacgGGACTCCTTGAGAGAGAAcgacagctgcagctgaaaatGAAGAGTTTGCAAAACtgtctgaaaaatgaaaaagaagag GTGCAAAAACTTCAGAACATAATTGCAAGCCGGGCAAGCCAGTACAATCATGagatgaaaaggaaagaaagagaattcAACAAACTGAGGGAGCGCTTGAATCAACTTCTAGTtgacaaaaaggagaagaaacaaG CCATTGATGTATTAAACAACATTGGAAGAGCTGATGGGAAGAGAAGCCTTTGGAAAACTGAAAAGACAGAAGCAAA GCATGAGAGGGAGATGTATAAGACTCTGCTGAGTGACTATGACATCCGACAAAgggagctgctgctggaaaaTGCAGAGTTGAAGAAAGTgttgcagcagatgaaaaaagacattatgTCTATTCTGAGTTCAAAGAAACCAACAATGAAAGACGACCAACATCAAGATGATGGTATACAG GCTGACTCGGACGAGGAAGTGTTTGATTCCAGTAAAGAAAGTGTAGAGTTGTATTGTTCACAGGCCCGGGAGAAGCTGACCAACAGTATTCGCCTCCAGTGGAGAAGACTTAAGAGCCACGTTGAAAGATTGGACAACCAAG CATCTTTGACTCAGATAGGCAGGAGCAAAAATACTGACGCTGTTTCCCGAGAGACTCATGAGGAGGAGATGGACAGGCTGAAGATGGAGATCCAGCAGTGCAAAGACttcattcaaacacaacatcagCTCCTGCAG CAGCAGCTGAGCTTTCCGTATGATGAGAAGGCATCCCTGCTGAGCGACTGCTACATGCTGCAAGAGAAAGAGCGCTTTAGAGATGAGTGGAAGACCCTTgaggaacagagaaaaatatttgagagggagaggaggaactTCACTGAAGCTGCTATAAGGCTTAGCCATGAG AGAAAGGCCTTTGAGGACGATCGAGCAATGTGGCTCAAACATCAGTTTTTAAACTTGAGTCCATTTGCTGACTCAAAGAAACCCCAGATGTCAAAGTCAAAAAGTGCCTTTTTAATAT ctaaaacagaagtAAGTGCACTTCCAGAAAAACTCATCAGAAGTCAGTCTGACACGACCTCCCCCACACCCGGATGTGCCCCACTGACATCACCATCAACAGCTGAACTGTATCCCACATTTGCCCCAGAAAACAG CTCAACCAAACCAAGATTGAATGAAGATGTTGAAGAATCAAGCATCTTTTTAAATGGAAACGTTCCAGTTCAACACAAACAGTGGAATGACTATGAAGACCACAACAGCCACACACTCATAAAGCAAAAGACAAGCTCTATTTAA
- the LOC117950629 gene encoding atrial natriuretic peptide receptor 2-like, translated as MALWTAASLYLCFFLGVNSWHDLDNTEYDCWPINSPNDYNMISCGGLEMAWVQRPPEKVTNGEEFNVSYTVTASDSFYDYAIRNKIFLFSNASEAKRFCHEHECPANWNSANDINCCVYHANIHSCPLGLMKQGGICGPWIPDDGKMVTHTVSKAGKMSQKFWTSKVVLIHVGVTSVIAHIKIGHMHAALESKVLVVSAQVCGDDVCEPEESCLNCPADCGICPMSITIKVAIGLPVALFSSGFILTMVWLQYQKQRMLWDESWIINYKSIIFGRVCCMDLGSTMSLQQAKSNSNISRTTDVTLCTGFNSSFNQGFIQPGIYDARIVAVKHIQNKHFTLSKTIRKEVKEVRQLDHPNLCKFIGGSIEVPYVSIITEHCPKGSLSGVLLNDDIPINWGFRLSFASDIARGMSYLHKHKMFHGRLHSRNCVIDDRWVCKISDFGLTAYRREDLETVNNGFNCGDVNRVYCAPEVLLGSSSNMTAAADVYSYSIILVEIATRSDLLLDQAEGVRMDIMWRPPLPEIKAGKADTDCPSQADYCELIKKCWCHNVTMRPTFEQVKKTLDKMNPHKVSPVDMMMNLMEKYSKHLEAIVAERTQDLVQEKQKTDLLLYSMLPKPVADDLRQGRTSQAQSYSNATVYFSDIVGFTQLSGASTPHQVVDFLNQLYTTFDDIIDIYDVYKVETIGDAYMVVSGVPQENGINHAGEIASMALDLVSVCHTFKIPHKPDTQLKIRAGIHSGPVVAGVVGTKMPRYCLFGDTVNTASRMESTSEALKIQVSGATADLLHTLRGYVLTCRGTLFVKGKGEMTTWWLDAKRGDYSDPLLITTESRLPVPVSD; from the exons GTTTGGAAATGGCCTGGGTGCAGCGTCCTCCAGAGAAAGTAACCAATGGGGAAGAGTTCAATGTCTCGTACACAGTGACAGCCTCAGATTCCTTCTACGATTACGCAATCAGGAACAAGATTTTCCTGTTCAG TAATGCCTCAGAGGCAAAGAGGTTCTGTCATGAACACGAGTGCCCGGCCAACTGGAACAGCGCCAATGATATTAATTGCTGCGTGTATCACGCCAACATCCACTCCTGTCCTCTTGGTCTTATG AAACAAGGCGGAATCTGTGGCCCGTGGATTCCTGACGATGGTAAAATGGTGACTCACACTGTCTCCAAAGCAGGCAAGATGTCCCAGAAATTCTGGACTTCAAAG GTGGTGCTGATCCATGTGGGAGTCACCTCAGTCATTGCTCACATCAAAATAGGACACATGCACGCAGCACTGGAGTCCAAAGTGCTTGTTGTCAGTGCTCAAG TGTGCGGGGATGACGTCTGCGAGCCGGAGGAGAGCTGTCTGAACTGTCCTGCAGACTGTGGCATCTGCCCAATGTCCATCACAATCAAGGTGGCCATCGGGCTTCCAGTTGCTCTCTTTAGTAGCGGCTTCATCCTTACTATGGTG TGGCTCCAGTACCAGAAACAGAGGATGCTTTGGGATGAAAGCTGGATCATCAACTACAAAAGCATAATATTTG GTAGAGTTTGCTGCATGGACCTCGGCAGCACCATGAGCCTGCAGCAAGCCAAGAGTAACTCCAATATCAGCCGAACTACTGATGTGACTTTGTGTACCGGATTCAACTCCTCCTTTAATCAAGGCTTCATCCAGCCAGGCATCTA CGATGCAAGGATTGTGGCAGTGAAGCACATCCAGAATAAACATTTCACACTCTCTAAAACCATCAGAAAAGAGGTGAAAGAAGTTAG GCAACTGGACCACCCCAACCTATGTAAGTTCATTGGTGGTTCCATCGAGGTCCCCTATGTCAGCATCATCACAGAGCACTGCCCCAAAGGAAGTCTCTCAGGTGTCCTGCTGAATGATGACATCCCCATCAACTGGGGCTTCAG ACTGTCCTTTGCCTCTGACATTGCCCGCGGGATGTCTTACCTCCACAAGCACAAGATGTTTCATGGGAGACTTCACTCCAGAAACTGTGTTATTGATGATCGTTGGGTGTGCAAAATCTCAG ATTTTGGCCTCACAGCCTACAGACGGGAGGACCTTGAGACAGTCAATAATGGCTTCAATTGTGGAGATGTAAATCGTGTATACTGTGCCCCAGAGGTCCTGCTGGGAAGCAGCTCCAACATGACGGCAGCAGCTGATGTCTACAG cTACTCCATTATTTTGGTTGAGATTGCAACTCGCTCTGACCTCCTTTTA GACCAGGCTGAGGGAGTGAGGATGGATATCATGTGGCGCCCTCCTCTGCCTGAAATCAAAGCTGGGAAGGCAGATACTGACTGTCCCAGTCAAGCAGACTACTGTGAG CTTATTAAGAAGTGCTGGTGTCATAACGTCACCATGAGGCCCACGTTTGAACAGGTGAAGAAGACCCTTGACAAAATGAACCCACACAAAGTCAGCCCTGTGGACATGATGATGAACCTG ATGGAAAAGTACAGCAAACATCTGGAGGCTATAGTTGCAGAGAGAACACAGGACCTTGTtcaagagaaacagaaaacGGATTTGCTGTTATACA GTATGTTACCAAAACCGGTGGCTGATGACCTTCGTCAAGGTCGAACATCACAGGCTCAGAGCTATTCCAACGCCACCGTCTACTTCAG CGATATTGTCGGCTTTACTCAGCTGTCTGGTGCTAGCACTCCCCACCAGGTTGTGGACTTCCTCAATCAGCTCTACACCACCTTTGATGACATTATTGACATTTACGATGTCTACAAAGTGGAGACCATAGGTGATGCTT ACATGGTGGTCTCTGGGGTCCCTCAAGAAAATGGTATCAATCATGCTGGAGAGATAGCCAGCATGGCTCTTGATCTAGTCAGTGTTTGTCACACTTTCAAGATCCCTCACAAACCCGACACACAGCTAAAGATACGTGCCGGCATTCACTCAG GTCCTGTTGTGGCCGGTGTGGTTGGCACCAAAATGCCTCGCTACTGCTTGTTTGGGGACACTGTCAACACGGCATCACGCATGGAATCAACAAGTGAAG CGCTGAAGATCCAGGTGAGTGGTGCCACAGCTGACCTGCTTCACACACTCAGAGGTTATGTCCTAACATGCAGAGGGACACTTTTTGTGAAG GGAAAAGGAGAGATGACAACATGGTGGCTTGATGCAAAGAGAGGTGATTACTCAGATCCATTGCTCATAACAACTGAATCCAGACTCCCAGTGCCAGTGAGTGACTAG